In Brettanomyces bruxellensis chromosome 8, complete sequence, a genomic segment contains:
- the CKA2 gene encoding Casein kinase II subunit alpha', whose translation MSNQNFNSKGHKIYSVSRVYSNANEIRPREYWDYENYAIEWGNINNYEIIQKIGRGKYSEVFTGVNVLNDGECVIKVLKPVKIKKIHREIKILKNLTGGPNIVRLFDVVRDSASKIPALVFEKVNNVDFRVLYSKFTIDDIKFYFTQLLKALDYSHSMGIIHRDVKPQNVMIDPERRQLKLIDWGLADFYHPGTDFNVRVASRYHKGPELLVNLRQYDYSLDLWAVGAMIAAIVFKREPFFKGKSNSDQLVKIAKVLGTEDLMKYLQKYNLTLSSEYDDILGEYPRKPWSSFVNDGNRYLSGSPYVIDLIDHLLRYDHQERLTAKEALNHPFFKS comes from the coding sequence ATGTCGAATCAGAATTTCAATAGCAAAGGCCACAAAATATACTCGGTCTCACGTGTGTACTCAAATGCAAACGAAATACGTCCTAGGGAATATTGGGATTACGAAAATTATGCAATTGAGTGGGGCAACATCAACAACTACGAGATCATCCAGAAGATAGGAAGAGGCAAGTACTCAGAGGTTTTCACAGGTGTAAATGTCTTAAATGATGGTGAGTGTGTTATTAAAGTGTTGAAACCGGttaaaatcaagaaaatacacCGCGAGATTAAAATCCTCAAGAATCTAACAGGGGGACCAAATATCGTTCGATTATTTGATGTGGTGCGGGACTCCGCCTCAAAGATACCGGCGTTGGTGTTTGAGAAGGTGAACAATGTTGATTTCAGAGTGTTGTATTCGAAATTTACTATAGATGATATCAAGTTTTACTTCACTCAGCTTTTGAAGGCCCTAGATTATTCACACTCTATGGGAATCATACACAGAGATGTCAAGCCACAGAATGTTATGATTGATCCAGAGCGTCGGCAGCTCAAGTTGATCGACTGGGGTTTGGCCGATTTCTATCACCCAGGTACCGATTTCAATGTTAGAGTTGCATCGAGATACCATAAGGGTCCAGAACTTTTGGTCAATCTACGCCAGTATGATTATTCCTTGGATCTTTGGGCAGTTGGCGCAATGATAGCTGCTATTGTCTTTAAGAGGGAGCCATTTTTCAAAGGGAAGTCGAACAGTGATCAGCTTGTGAAAATAGCGAAGGTTTTAGGTACGGAGGACTTGATGAAGTACTTGCAAAAGTATAACCTTACTCTTTCGTCAGAGTACGATGACATACTAGGAGAGTATCCTCGTAAACCATGGTCGTCGTTTGTCAATGATGGTAACAGATACCTTAGCGGAAGTCCGTATGTGATTGATCTAATTGATCACCTACTAAGGTATGATCACCAGGAGCGTCTTACAGCTAAAGAGGCTCTGAACCATCCATTCTTTAAGTCTTGA
- a CDS encoding uncharacterized protein (BUSCO:EOG09263UQF): MSVRTTARQLQGIVKCIEQLYPVSYADHSWDNTGLLVDSSFDTKNDQEIENSPFRILLTVDLTQSVAEEAMNAGSNLILAYHPFIFRGLKSIRPSDPQQKSLIKLIQSGISVYCPHTAIDAAKGGVNDWLVDGISDSGRNLASKKVIEANPDGVPEVGMGRLIVLKNQISLAEAVRKVKCSLGLKYIQIATNSRGETEVPSIKTIAICAGSGAGVFKGVDADLYYTGEMSHHEALYYKERGSHVIACNHSNTERGFLKMLKTQLAKQFSLNEIDHVTIDISKTDRDPYEVV; the protein is encoded by the coding sequence ATGAGCGTCAGGACAACAGCCAGACAACTCCAGGGAATTGTTAAATGCATTGAGCAATTGTATCCCGTGAGTTATGCAGACCACTCCTGGGATAATACCGGCCTTTTAGTGGATTCATCTTTTGACACAAAGAACGATCAGGAAATCGAAAATTCGCCGTTTCGCATTCTGCTCACGGTCGATTTAACACAATCCGTTGCGGAAGAGGCGATGAATGCCGGTTCGAACCTGATTTTAGCATATCATCCGTTCATATTCAGGGGTCTAAAGAGTATACGTCCATCTGATCCTCAGCAAAAGTCATTAATTAAACTGATACAGAGTGGAATATCTGTATACTGCCCACACACAGCGATCGACGCGGCTAAGGGTGGTGTCAATGATTGGCTTGTGGATGGAATAAGTGACAGTGGCAGAAATTTGGCATCGAAAAAGGTGATTGAAGCAAATCCAGACGGTGTTCCAGAAGTGGGAATGGGTCGTCTAATCGTGTTGAAGAATCAAATTTCCCTTGCAGAGGCAGTGAGAAAGGTGAAGTGCAGCCTTGGGCTTAAGTACATACAGATTGCAACGAATTCGAGGGGTGAAACAGAGGTTCCATCGATTAAAACTATTGCAATATGTGCAGGATCGGGTGCTGGAGTTTTCAAAGGTGTTGATGCCGATTTATACTACACGGGAGAGATGTCGCACCACGAGGCATTGTACTACAAGGAGCGGGGATCTCATGTTATTGCCTGCAACCATTCAAACACAGAGAGAGGATTTCTAAAAATGCTAAAGACTCAACTTGCAAAACAGTTCAGCTTGAACGAAATTGATCACGTGACCATTGACATCAGTAAAACCGACCGGGATCCGTATGAGGTGGTTTAA
- a CDS encoding uncharacterized protein (CAZy:GT62): MLENKKLLKLAKDWLGVDVDPVTRAEIQKLVDDQKYEELDKRLSNRIVFGTAGLRSRMEAGFSRINDVTILQASQGLAKYILDLSAGKDEDLSVVIGHDHRYHSERYADLTAAAFLHYGFKVYYLGPGVIATPVVPFSVDHFKASAGVMITSSHNPKDDNGYKVYWKNGCQIIPPHDKGIQKSIIHNLKPFFTDEKWDTESVFKEHEEELQYCKVEVVESYIQAIKEKLITGPVSGFQAVYTPMHGVGYEFAARITAQLGDEYDYGIEESAETNEASKDECETAADGTKSDEGETAVEETSIKNGELDPQQSVEKASAGVDHNDGKKPLLVVVPEQKNPDPDFPTVSFPNPEEKGALDLAISTAEKAGISLVVANDPDADRFSVAVKERGVWKQLTGNEIGFLFAYYIAKKYSKDELDKVYMVNSTVSSQMIASVAEKMGFHHEETLTGFKWIGNKAIDLEKEGFSVPFGFEEAIGFMFSVSHDKDGISALAVFLQMYQELRNKELSISSVLNQGYKKFGFYSSCNGYYRTTDKSIIPKIFDETIRQSAFDQYPRRIGDYAVLSWRDLTVGFDSSTKDHQPVLPIDPSSQMITCTLQGANENERVRFTARGSGTEPKLKVYIEAKSQWGARSKKLAKAVWEVLKRKWFRPGFNDLSEVDYGDLKPKKSNFKQSKWRKIGPILCAIILFVYIILGGKYFSSSEADPAGSKSKADSVTFGENMGQKSTQVLINNNHNAGVQLKNGNEMSDLPKNEDDLPDSVHIYDLGKSQGKIKAEQNEQRVLLLIPLRNCENMLPLMFRNMMNMTYDHSLIDVAFLVSDCTKGDRTLEMLYKYSIALQEKELLPMLEEHDNKVTSKGFYGTTDLYMRYMPEDYIKKVKNAFSPPYHEGYTKPFHNIEIYQKDFGQSIGQGFSDRHDVKIQGIRRKLMGRSRNWLLSAALRPYHSWVYWRDVDIELCPGDVLQFMMKFAKNFDIMIPNVWRPLPTFLGNEQPYDLNSWIESDEALKLAKTLDEDDVIVEGYAEYPTWRAHLAYIRDPNGNPNEIVSLDGVGGVSILAKAEVFRRGANFPAFTFLNHAETEAFGKMSKQMGFKIAGLPHYTIWHIYEPSQEDLQKISQMERKKRRFGKYNDN, encoded by the exons ATGTTGGAGAATAAGAAGTTGCTTAAACTTGCAAAAGACTGGCTTGGAGTGGATGTAGATCCGGTCACTAGAGCTGAAATTCAAAAGCTTGTGGATGATCAAAAATACGAGGAGCTTGATAAAAGACTGTCCAATAGGATTGTTTTTGGTACAGCTGGTTTACGGTCCCGAATGGAGGCAGGATTTAGTCGCATAAATGATGTTACCATTCTTCAAGCTTCTCAGGGCTTAGCCAAGTACATTTTGGATTTAAGCGCcggaaaagatgaagactTGTCTGTTGTGATTGGGCACGACCACAGGTATCATTCCGAAAGGTATGCGGATCTCACTGCGGCAGCCTTTCTTCATTATGGCTTTAAAGTGTATTATCTTGGTCCTGGCGTGATTGCTACACCTGTTGTTCCATTCTCAGTTGATCATTTTAAGGCTTCTGCCGGTGTTATGATTACCTCTTCGCATAATCCAAAGGATGATAATGGATACAAGGTGTACTGGAAGAATGGATGTCAAATAATCCCACCACATGACAAGGGCATACAGAAGTCGATAATACATAATTTGAAACCATTCTTTACGGATGAGAAGTGGGATACGGAGTCTGTATTTAAGGAGCATGAAGAAGAGCTTCAATACTGCAAGGTGGAGGTTGTAGAGTCCTATATTCAAGCAATAAAGGAGAAGCTTATCACAGGTCCTGTTTCTGGCTTTCAGGCTGTCTACACACCAATGCATGGTGTTGGATATGAATTTGCTGCTCGTATTACTGCTCAACTTGGAGATGAGTATGATTATGGAATTGAAGAATCTGCTGAGACCAATGAGGCATCAAAAGATGAGTGTGAAACAGCTGCTGATGGAACCAAAAGTGATGAAGGTGAAACAGCTGTCGAGGAGACGAGCATAAAGAATGGAGAGCTAGATCCTCAACAATCTGTCGAAAAGGCTTCAGCTGGAGTGGATCATaatgatggaaagaagCCACTTTTAGTTGTGGTTCCAGAGCAAAAGAATCCCGATCCAGATTTTCCAACAGTGTCTTTTCCTAACCCGGAAGAGAAAGGTGCTCTAGACTTAGCCATATCTACCGCTGAAAAGGCCGGAATTTCGTTGGTGGTTGCTAATGACCCTGATGCAGACAGATTTTCTGTGGCGGTCAAGGAAAGAGGTGTATGGAAACAACTCACAGGGAATGAGATTGGCTTCCTCTTTGCCTATTACATCGCCAAGAAGTATTCAAAGGATGAGCTTGATAAAGTGTACATGGTGAATTCAACTGTGTCATCCCAAATGATTGCTTCTGTGGCGGAGAAAATGGGATTCCACCATGAGGAAACTTTGACTGGCTTCAAGTGGATCGGAAATAAGGCCATAGACTTGGAGAAAGAGGGTTTTAGTGTTCCTTTTGGATTTGAGGAGGCCATCGGATTTATGTTTTCTGTTTCCCATGATAAGGACGGTATTTCTGCATTGGCTGTTTTCTTGCAAATGTATCAGGAGCTAAGAAATAAGGAGTTAAGCATATCTTCCGTCTTGAATCAAGGCTATAAGAAGTTTGGCTTTTACAGTTCTTGTAATGGTTACTACAGAACAACAGACAAATCTATAATTCCAAAGATCTTCGATGAAACGATCAGGCAGAGTGCTTTTGATCAGTATCCAAGACGTATTGGAGATTATGCCGTTCTTTCTTGGAGAGATCTTACTGTGGGCTTTGATTCAAGTACTAAGGACCATCAACCGGTTCTTCCAATTGATCCGTCTTCTCAAATGATTACATGCACACTTCAAGGTGCCAATGAGAATGAAAGGGTCAGGTTCACCGCCCGTGGTTCTGGAACAGAGCCTAAATTAAAGGTTTATATCGAGGCTAAAAGTCAATGGGGTGCCAGGTCAAAGAAATTGGCAAAAGCCGTTTGGGAAgttttaaaaagaaaatggttCAGACCGGGATTCAATGATTTAAGTGAAGT TGATTATGGTGACTTAAAGCCTAAAAAATCCAATTTCAAGCAGTCCAAATGGAGGAAAATAGGGCCGATCTTATGTGCGATCATATTATTCGTGTACATTATATTAGGAGGAAagtatttttcttcttcagaagCTGATCCGGCGGGAAGCAAATCCAAGGCTGACTCTGTGACGTTTGGGGAAAATATGGGGCAGAAATCTACTCAAGTTTTGATAAATAATAACCATAATGCGGGGGTtcagttgaaaaatggTAATGAGATGTCCGATCTAccgaaaaatgaagatgatttgCCTGATTCAGTTCATATATATGATTTGGGCAAGTCCCAAGGCAAAATAAAGGCCGAACAGAATGAACAACGTGTTCTTCTATTGATTCCACTTAGAAACTGTGAAAACATGCTTCCTTTGATGTTCCGGAATATGATGAACATGACATACGATCATTCGCTCATTGATGTAGCGTTTCTCGTTAGTGACTGCACCAAGGGGGACCGGACGTTGGAAATGTTGTATAAGTATTCGATCGcacttcaagaaaaagaactacTTCCCATGCTTGAGGAGCATGACAATAAGGTCACGTCTAAAGGATTCTATGGTACAACAGATCTGTATATGCGATACATGCCGGAAGATTATataaagaaagtgaaaaatgcgTTCTCGCCCCCATACCATGAAGGTTACACCAAGCCGTTCCATAATATTGAAATCTATCAGAAAGACTTTGGTCAATCTATAGGACAGGGTTTCAGCGATAGGCATGATGTGAAAATACAAGGTATTCGTCGAAAGTTGATGGGCCGGTCGAGAAATTGGCTTTTAAGCGCGGCATTGCGCCCATATCACTCGTGGGTTTATTGGAGAGATGTGGATATTGAGTTATGTCCCGGCGATGTTCTACAGTTTATGATGAAGTTTGCCAAAAACTTTGATATTATGATTCCAAATGTTTGGAGGCCACTTCCAACATTTTTGGGTAACGAGCAGCCTTACGACTTGAATTCGTGGATTGAATCGGATGAGGCACTTAAGCTTGCGAAAACtcttgatgaagatgatgttaTTGTAGAAGGGTATGCTGAATATCCGACCTGGAGAGCCCATTTGGCATACATCAGGGATCCGAATGGAAATCCAAATGAAATTGTGAGTCTTGACGGTGTTGGAGGTGTTTCGATACTGGCAAAGGCTGAGGTTTTTAGGAGAGGCGCAAACTTCCCTGCTTTCACATTCCTAAATCATGCAGAAACTGAAGCGTTTGGTAAAATGTCCAAGCAAATGGGCTTCAAAATTGCAGGTCTTCCCCATTATACTATATGGCATATCTACGAACCAAGTCAAGAGgatcttcaaaagatttCACAGAtggaaaggaagaaacGTCGTTTTGGAAAGTATAATGATAACTGA
- a CDS encoding uncharacterized protein (BUSCO:EOG09262M2J), which translates to MSEASSSTQSSSGFNLGQLSKALSPIKSLVSQGELNKENDADHGGFWSSNPIFQFVNNVATTISSHRQSLDLINPGTMENLNKEVEKDVFLTQYEFSGLRADLSKTFAMKPLFQVSHSFSTGGKSPAYAFAGMFASDDSFIQGTIDNELSLTGRLNYAWNKSNISKVTLQLAAGQPPMCQIEQDYQANDFSLNFKTLNPDFSGASFNGVMVGSILQSITPKFALGMETAYSAMQPGMPGDAGISLVGRYNNKNWIASAQLQAQGALTAAFWKKVSDHVEAGIETTLQASYQPVMSSMMTPTMQAVLDADTTIGAKYEFRQSIYRGQLTSNGVASFMLEHRILPTLGLTFTASIDQLKNTSKMGLGLQIETAGSEDVMMMQNGLVDADGNPVPGAPQMA; encoded by the coding sequence ATGTCTGAAGCTTCATCTTCCACACAATCGTCTTCAGGCTTCAATCTAGGCCAGCTTAGTAAAGCGTTGTCTCCAATCAAATCCTTAGTTTCTCAGGGAGAGTTGAACAAGGAGAATGATGCTGATCATGGTGGATTCTGGTCGTCAAACCCGATTTTCCAGTTTGTCAATAATGTTGCTACCACTATTTCATCCCACAGGCAGTCTTTGGACTTGATTAATCCAGGCACGATGGAAAATTTGAACAAGGAGGTTGAGAAGGATGTCTTTTTGACCCAATACGAGTTCTCTGGTCTCAGGGCTGATCTCAGCAAGACTTTCGCCATGAAACCTTTGTTCCAGGTGAGTCACAGCTTTTCCACTGGTGGAAAATCACCAGCTTACGCCTTTGCCGGCATGTTTGCCAGCGATGATTCTTTTATTCAAGGTACAATCGACAACGAGCTTTCGCTTACCGGTAGACTGAACTACGCATGGAATAAAAGTAACATTTCCAAGGTCACACTTCAGTTGGCAGCAGGACAACCTCCAATGTGTCAAATTGAACAGGACTACCAGGCAAATGACTTCTCTTTGAATTTCAAGACGTTAAACCCAGACTTCTCTGGTGCCTCTTTCAACGGTGTCATGGTTGGTTCTATTTTGCAGTCCATCACTCCAAAGTTTGCCTTAGGTATGGAGACTGCTTATTCGGCAATGCAGCCTGGTATGCCTGGCGATGCTGGAATCTCATTGGTTGGTAGatacaataacaaaaactGGATTGCATCTGCTCAGTTGCAGGCTCAGGGTGCTTTGACTGCAGccttttggaaaaaagtCTCAGATCATGTCGAAGCTGGTATTGAAACCACTCTTCAAGCCTCTTATCAGCCTGTTATGAGCTCTATGATGACACCAACCATGCAAGCTGTCCTTGATGCTGACACCACTATTGGTGCCAAGTATGAGTTCAGACAATCCATCTACAGAGGTCAATTAACCTCTAACGGTGTTGCTTCATTCATGCTCGAGCACAGAATTCTTCCAACTTTGGGTTTGACTTTCACTGCATCCATCGATCAGCTCAAAAACACCTCAAAGATGGGTCTGGGACTTCAAATCGAAACTGCCGGCTCTGAGGATGTTATGATGATGCAAAATGGCCTGGTTGATGCTGATGGAAATCCTGTTCCCGGTGCTCCACAAATGGCATAA
- a CDS encoding uncharacterized protein (BUSCO:EOG09261S0S) produces MSFKINWDYIEKESFTQYAKDTLNEAMNSGKRPNILSDGIKIMDLNFGSIAPEFEILEIGDLGKDRFRGIFKFNYSGDASVTMTTKVSASLLKNYNANIKDHLMENCEADVSYNCADLSNFIEPNFIVSDCDFDIPLYVTLSSIRMSSIIVVVFSVSKGLTLVFKNEPLESIDVNSTFDKIRPIARFLQEKIETQIGELFREFLPGMLYKFSLEYTTKSFYQFHRSLNEEQEEEEPRVMLKDIDPDSPMSMSPGSLMRLTRLASSRQTLSLGGELSCDRMNSNLVTKAFANAILASSNSLAFSRLHMTDKDFTTGRVGEKVNLIKNIQARTFWKGNHGEDTPRRRVFHWSRHKKKEKVAETQQKLSSLVPEDAISDGDDSTLVASDVLENKSVPMKLKTSKSSPSLSVQKRNSRGIGGYIHPTSRISSSLENTRELNEGAIPMSRGDGSGFSSSTATVIPTIDFHLRRASQYEQQQSEKQRLRQRDEELEELRRFMEKQKMASPKATCNIQNRKPSNTYHIDKSERMKISRRIAKLDTLLSKKAEDDALNRERDTKNDFVNSTYGYPIVSNREAAFDSPPPPYSYS; encoded by the coding sequence atgtcTTTCAAAATCAACTGGGACTACATAGAGAAGGAGTCATTTACCCAGTATGCGAAAGATACGTTAAACGAGGCGATGAACTCGGGTAAGAGGCCAAATATTCTTAGTGATGGCATTAAAATCATGGACCTTAACTTTGGATCGATAGCTCcagaatttgaaattttggaaaTCGGTGATTTGGGGAAAGATCGGTTTAGAGGTATCTTCAAGTTCAACTACTCGGGTGATGCGTCTGTGACTATGACTACAAAAGTGAGTGCTAGTTTACTAAAGAACTACAATGCAAACATCAAGGATCACTTAATGGAAAATTGCGAGGCAGATGTCTCTTACAACTGTGCAGATTTGTCGAATTTCATAGAGCCAAACTTCATAGTATCGGATTGTGACTTTGATATTCCACTATATGTAACTTTGAGCTCTATTAGGATGAGCTCGATTATAGTTGTTGTCTTTAGCGTATCGAAAGGATTGACACTTGTGTTCAAGAACGAGCCCCTCGAATCCATTGATGTGAATTCCACTTTTGACAAAATACGGCCGATTGCTCGTTTTCTACAGGAGAAGATAGAAACACAGATCGGGGAGCTTTTTAGAGAGTTTTTGCCCGGTATGCTTTACAAGTTCAGCCTTGAATACACCACCAAGTCattttatcaatttcaCAGGTCGCTGAACGAGGaacaggaagaagaagaacctCGAGTCATGCTTAAGGATATCGATCCGGATTCTCCAATGAGTATGTCTCCAGGTAGTTTGATGAGATTGACTCGTCTAGCATCATCTAGGCAGACGTTATCTTTGGGAGGAGAGCTCTCATGCGATAGGATGAATTCGAACTTGGTGACAAAAGCCTTCGCTAATGCAATTCTCGCATCATCGAACTCGTTGGCGTTTAGTAGATTGCATATGACAGATAAAGATTTCACTACTGGAAGAGTTGGCGAAAAGGTGAATCTCATCAAAAACATCCAGGCTAGGACGTTTTGGAAGGGCAATCATGGTGAAGATACTCCTCGCAGGCGTGTTTTCCATTGGAGTAGGcacaaaaagaaggaaaaagttGCCGAGACTCAACAAAAACTTTCATCGCTTGTTCCCGAGGATGCTATTAGTGATGGGGATGATTCAACATTGGTGGCCAGTGATGTATTAGAGAATAAATCTGTTCCAATGAAGCTCAAAACATCCAAATCATCACCATCTCTTAGTGtgcagaaaagaaactcAAGGGGAATTGGTGGATACATTCATCCTACATCGAGAATATCATCCTCTTTGGAGAATACAAGGGAACTTAATGAAGGTGCAATTCCAATGTCTAGAGGGGATGGTAGTGGATTTAGTTCTTCAACAGCTACAGTTATACCAACTATTGATTTTCACTTGAGAAGGGCATCCCAATATGAACAACAGCAATCAGAGAAGCAGAGACTCAGACAGAGGGATGAGGAGCTGGAGGAGCTTCGAAGATTCATGGAAAAACAGAAGATGGCTTCACCAAAAGCGACATGCAACATCCAGAACAGGAAGCCAAGCAACACATATCACATAGATAAGAGTGAGCGGATGAAGATAAGCAGGAGGATTGCAAAATTGGATACACTTTTgagcaaaaaagcagaagatgaTGCTTTAAACAGAGAAAGAGATACGAAGAATGATTTTGTCAATTCTACATATGGTTATCCTATTGTTTCCAATAGAGAGGCTGCATTTGACAGCCCTCCACCTCCATACTCTTACTCTTAA
- a CDS encoding uncharacterized protein (SECRETED:SignalP(1-22)~MEROPS:MER0078983), with the protein MKLEISLLKILLIAALPILAEAFIPIFPTFIEEDKKFTVSSKQKAPSSFKAIDRSNAQTSSKKKTSSRKENLSSSNDSQSIFIGDGISYLYSDETNEAFYVNAEIGSSAYPLLLDTGSPYLWIYGSNCTDAACTGKTLYVASEASRSNQGTFDLNYNEGNASGTINSDNVTVAGIKANNFSFGVATDVPDIFQSYNFSGVLGLSANGTSKVQLENIVEFFESQKSISQNKFALCMKKYNTSTDENNAGIFVIGKTHTELYEDPLYTVPTIKESSNHWEVVIDSIYIDAFKATFDSMSINNTRSRTSRIGLIDSGTTSIILTPKDAVTLHSYFTNSVSDGTQYAIYCNSTINIDLEIGGHNWTISPEEYLGESYAEDSGLYGYCVSNFQGSDVTEDGAWILGNLFLSHYYVEFNYASSEIGFAERNDNIEIEKSSSTPNVNAESVSVSSPSGTYHSTSTTSTLSSNASYSTFSTKGSNSSSLTNSTRGCSTKLETTSKSSSVSKAGAAIGDNSFTTCCSLLALAQLLLSACFLL; encoded by the coding sequence ATGAAACTTGAAATATCGCTGCTAAAAATACTCCTAATTGCAGCACTTCCTATACTAGCTGAAGCATTTATACCAATATTTCCAACATTCATTGAAGAGGACAAGAAATTCACCGTTTCTTCAAAACAGAAGGCTCCATCATCTTTCAAGGCTATAGATAGATCTAATGCACAAACCagttccaaaaaaaaaacttcatcTAGGAAGGAAAATTTATCATCCTCTAATGATTCACAGTCAATTTTTATAGGGGATGGGATTTCATATCTTTATAGTGACGAAACAAATGAAGCTTTTTATGTGAATGCAGAAATAGGATCCTCTGCATACCCGTTGCTTCTCGATACCGGCAGTCCCTATTTATGGATTTATGGATCTAACTGTACAGATGCTGCGTGTACAGGGAAGACATTGTACGTTGCAAGCGAAGCTTCCAGATCAAATCAAGGAACATTTGACCTAAATTATAACGAAGGGAATGCATCTGGTACTATAAATTCGGATAATGTTACCGTGGCTGGTATCAAGGCCAATAATTTTTCGTTTGGTGTGGCTACAGACGTTCCtgatatttttcaatcttACAACTTCAGCGGTGTGTTGGGTTTGTCTGCGAATGGCACATCAAAGGTACAGCTAGAAAATATAGTAGAGTTTTTTGAATCTCAAAAGAGCATATCACAGAATAAGTTTGCATTGTGTATGAAGAAGTACAATACGTCCACTGATGAAAATAACGCTGGCATTTTTGTCATTGGAAAAACTCATACAGAACTTTACGAGGATCCACTATACACTGTACCAACAATTAAAGAATCATCTAATCACTGGGAAGTTGTAATAGACAGCATATACATCGACGCGTTTAAAGCAACCTTTGATTCGATGTCAATCAACAATACTAGGAGCAGAACATCAAGAATTGGACTTATTGATTCGGGAACCACTTCTATAATTCTAACACCCAAAGATGCGGTCACTTTGCACTCATATTTTACAAATTCAGTCTCTGATGGAACACAGTATGCTATTTACTGCAATTCGACAATAAACATTGACCTAGAAATTGGAGGCCATAATTGGACTATCAGCCCCGAAGAATATTTAGGAGAATCATATGCAGAGGATTCAGGCCTCTATGGATATTGTGTTAGCAATTTCCAGGGATCAGATGTGACAGAAGATGGTGCATGGATTTTGGGTAACCTTTTTCTCAGCCATTATTACGTTGAGTTTAATTATGCGAGCTCCGAAATCGGATTTGCAGAGAGAAATGACAATAttgaaatagaaaaatcaTCCTCCACTCCAAATGTGAACGCCGAATCTGTTTCGGTCAGCAGTCCTTCTGGAACGTATCATTCGACTTCAACTACTTCAACGCTTTCATCCAATGCTTCATACTCAACTTTTAGCACAAAAGGTTCCAATAGTTCGAGTCTAACAAACAGCACTAGAGGATGCTCAACCAAACTTGAaacaacttcaaaaagTAGTTCAGTTTCAAAAGCAGGAGCTGCAATTGGCGACAATTCATTTACCACTTGTTGTTCGCTGCTTGCCCTAGCACAACTTCTTTTAAGTGCCTGTTTCCTTCTATAA